A genomic window from Streptomyces mirabilis includes:
- a CDS encoding decaprenylphospho-beta-D-erythro-pentofuranosid-2-ulose 2-reductase, which translates to MKDAFGAPQSLLILGGTSEIALATARRLIARRTRTVWLAGRPSPALERDAEHLRALGADVRTLAFDALDPESHETVLGKVFAEGDLDMVLLAFGVLGDQARDEREPVAAARIAQTNYTGAVSALLVCARALQTQGHGSLVVLSSVAGERARRSNFIYGSSKAGLDAFAQGLGDALHGTGVHVMVVRPGFVRTKMTAGRAEGPMATTPEAVATAVEVGLRRRSETVWVPGALRLVMAALRHVPRAVFRRLPI; encoded by the coding sequence ATGAAGGACGCCTTCGGAGCCCCCCAGTCCCTGCTGATCCTCGGCGGCACGTCCGAGATCGCGCTGGCCACGGCGCGCCGTCTGATCGCCCGGCGCACCCGCACGGTGTGGCTCGCCGGACGGCCCTCGCCGGCCCTGGAGCGGGACGCCGAGCACCTGCGCGCACTGGGCGCGGACGTCCGTACCCTCGCCTTCGACGCGCTCGACCCCGAGTCCCACGAGACGGTCCTCGGCAAGGTCTTCGCCGAGGGCGACCTCGACATGGTGCTGCTCGCCTTCGGGGTCCTCGGCGACCAGGCCCGGGACGAGCGGGAGCCGGTGGCCGCCGCCCGGATCGCGCAGACCAACTACACGGGCGCGGTGTCGGCCCTGCTGGTGTGCGCGCGGGCCCTCCAGACCCAGGGGCACGGCTCCCTGGTGGTGCTCTCCTCGGTCGCGGGCGAGCGCGCCCGCCGCTCCAACTTCATCTACGGGTCGAGCAAGGCGGGGCTGGACGCCTTCGCCCAGGGTCTGGGCGACGCGCTGCACGGCACCGGCGTCCACGTGATGGTCGTACGCCCGGGGTTCGTCCGTACGAAGATGACCGCGGGGCGCGCGGAGGGACCCATGGCCACCACACCGGAGGCGGTCGCGACGGCCGTCGAGGTGGGGCTGCGACGGCGCTCGGAGACGGTGTGGGTGCCAGGGGCGCTGCGGCTGGTGATGGCGGCGCTGCGGCACGTACCGCGAGCGGTGTTCCGCCGCCTGCCGATCTAG
- a CDS encoding 2'-5' RNA ligase family protein — translation MGTVTIGVSIAVPEPYGSLLQERRAGFGDPAACGIPTHVTLLPPTEVHAADLPAVEAHLTEVAVAGRPFPMRLSGTGTFRPLSPVVFVKVVQGAEACTWLQQRVRDASGPVARELQFPYHPHVTVAHGIDDAAMDRAFQELADYDAEWPCTGFALYEQGSDSVWRKLREFAFGGSVVPPQAGHADVERGTIASR, via the coding sequence GTGGGGACCGTAACGATCGGCGTGTCGATCGCGGTCCCGGAGCCTTACGGCAGCCTGCTCCAGGAGCGGCGCGCGGGCTTCGGCGACCCCGCGGCTTGTGGCATCCCCACGCACGTCACCCTGCTGCCGCCGACGGAGGTCCACGCCGCCGACCTGCCGGCCGTCGAGGCACACCTGACCGAGGTCGCCGTGGCCGGCCGGCCCTTCCCGATGCGGCTGTCGGGCACCGGCACCTTCCGGCCCCTGTCGCCGGTGGTGTTCGTGAAGGTCGTCCAGGGCGCCGAGGCCTGCACCTGGCTCCAGCAGCGGGTCCGCGACGCCTCCGGACCCGTGGCGCGCGAACTGCAGTTCCCGTACCACCCGCACGTCACGGTGGCGCACGGCATCGACGACGCGGCGATGGACCGCGCGTTCCAGGAACTCGCCGACTACGACGCCGAGTGGCCCTGCACGGGGTTCGCGCTCTACGAACAGGGCTCCGACAGTGTGTGGCGCAAGCTCCGGGAGTTCGCCTTCGGTGGATCCGTGGTGCCACCGCAGGCGGGCCACGCGGACGTGGAGCGCGGGACCATCGCCAGCCGCTAG
- the trpS gene encoding tryptophan--tRNA ligase, translated as MASERPRVLSGIQPTAGSFHLGNYLGAVRQWVALQESHDAFYMVVDLHAITVPQDPADLRANTRLAAAQLLAAGLDADRCTLFVQSHVPEHAQLAWIMNCLTGFGEASRMTQFKDKSAKQGSDRASVGLFTYPILQVADILLYQANEVPVGEDQRQHVELTRDLAERFNGRFGETFTIPKPYILRETAKIYDLQDPSIKMSKSASTPKGLINLLDEPKTTAKKVKSAVTDTDTVIRYDSEHKPGISNLLTIYSTLTGTGIAELEENYAGKGYGALKTDLAEVMVDFVTPFRERTQQYLDDPETLDSILAKGAEKARAVAAETLAQAYDRVGFLPAKH; from the coding sequence ATGGCCTCTGAACGTCCCCGCGTGCTCTCCGGAATCCAGCCCACAGCAGGCTCGTTCCACCTCGGCAACTACCTCGGCGCCGTCCGCCAGTGGGTGGCCCTGCAGGAGTCCCACGACGCCTTCTACATGGTCGTCGACCTGCACGCGATCACCGTTCCGCAGGACCCGGCGGACCTGCGCGCGAACACCCGGCTCGCCGCCGCGCAGCTGCTCGCCGCCGGTCTCGACGCGGACCGCTGCACGCTCTTCGTGCAGAGCCATGTCCCCGAGCACGCCCAGCTCGCCTGGATCATGAACTGCCTCACCGGCTTCGGCGAGGCCTCCCGCATGACCCAGTTCAAGGACAAGTCCGCCAAGCAGGGCTCGGACCGCGCGTCCGTCGGCCTGTTCACGTACCCGATCCTCCAGGTCGCGGACATCCTGCTGTACCAGGCGAACGAGGTTCCGGTCGGTGAGGACCAGCGCCAGCACGTCGAGCTCACCCGCGACCTCGCCGAGCGCTTCAACGGCCGCTTCGGCGAGACCTTCACGATCCCGAAGCCGTACATCCTCAGGGAGACGGCGAAGATCTACGACCTCCAGGACCCGTCGATCAAGATGAGCAAGTCGGCGTCCACGCCGAAGGGCCTCATCAACCTGCTCGACGAGCCGAAGACCACCGCCAAGAAGGTCAAGAGCGCGGTCACCGACACGGACACCGTCATCAGGTATGACAGCGAGCACAAACCGGGTATCAGCAATCTGCTGACCATCTACTCGACCCTCACCGGTACCGGTATCGCGGAACTGGAGGAGAACTACGCGGGCAAGGGCTACGGTGCGCTCAAGACGGACCTCGCCGAGGTCATGGTCGACTTCGTGACCCCGTTCCGGGAGCGCACCCAGCAGTACCTGGACGACCCGGAGACGCTCGACTCGATCCTGGCCAAGGGAGCCGAGAAGGCGCGCGCCGTCGCCGCGGAGACGCTCGCGCAGGCGTACGACCGGGTGGGCTTCCTGCCCGCCAAGCACTGA
- a CDS encoding phosphatase PAP2 family protein, protein MDDLDDMDRRRWDGMDRRLLSALHERGTDPRVAAVARALSWSGEHGVLWLAAGLTGAVVDRGRRGAWLRGTALTATAHLASMGVKQIVRRPRPAHIVPLVRTAGRHSFPSSHAASATAAAVAFGALGVRPLPPLAAAMCLSRLVAGVHYPSDVLAGAALGALTARLGAHWIEAGHG, encoded by the coding sequence ATGGACGACCTTGACGACATGGACCGCCGACGGTGGGACGGCATGGACCGTCGGCTGCTGTCGGCCCTCCACGAGCGCGGCACGGATCCACGCGTGGCGGCCGTCGCACGCGCCCTGTCCTGGAGCGGGGAGCACGGCGTGCTGTGGCTCGCTGCCGGGCTCACGGGCGCGGTGGTCGACCGCGGGCGGCGCGGCGCGTGGCTGCGCGGCACGGCGCTCACCGCCACCGCGCACCTCGCCAGCATGGGCGTGAAGCAGATCGTGCGCCGTCCACGCCCCGCGCACATCGTCCCGCTGGTGCGCACGGCCGGACGTCACTCGTTCCCCAGTTCCCACGCGGCCTCCGCGACGGCCGCGGCGGTCGCCTTCGGCGCGCTCGGAGTCCGCCCGCTGCCGCCGCTCGCCGCCGCGATGTGCCTCTCCCGGCTGGTGGCCGGCGTCCACTACCCCTCGGACGTGCTCGCGGGCGCCGCCCTGGGCGCCCTGACGGCCCGTCTGGGCGCCCACTGGATCGAGGCCGGCCATGGCTGA